In one Nicotiana tomentosiformis chromosome 6, ASM39032v3, whole genome shotgun sequence genomic region, the following are encoded:
- the LOC104085457 gene encoding AUGMIN subunit 3 isoform X1 produces MNGARLCALLGELGYEGHESLDPDSFEWPFQYDDARPVLDWLCSSLRPSNVLSPSEVTQYEQLLQEEKLLEGEDLDFAYDSISAFSTRRENQEAVFGSEEGLKDIRDATLALKAEELELQKQLRRLQSQYDMLTGQASALIQGRRARVAATSILNGQQATTDDSLSARNLEMNAVLGRMASTAQELAHYHSGGEDGIYLSYSDFHAYLLVDAFCVKELNQWFTKHLDTGPYRLVAEEGKSKCSWVSLNDISNVLLRDLEKSHHQRVSELQRLRSIFGPSERQWIEAQVENAKQQAILTALKGQVTSDEAHIHLDLHSLRRKHAELVGEISILYRKEEKLLSETIPDLCWELAQLQDTYILEGDYDLKVMRQEFYINRQKAFINHLINHVARHQFLKVACQLEKKTMLGAFSLLKVIESELHGYLSATKGRVGRCMALIQTASDVQEQGAVDDRDTFLHGIRDLLSLYSNIQAGPSTYVSAPGIVQHISILRSDLMSLQYDLEHTLPQDRDTCINKLCTLLQSLQQLLFASSTTAQPILTPQTLMKQLATLEDYNKNLSRAIEDVTSEHLKKNEIYRHQKAEKTIERRVFVDFFCYPERLRNKVMEFAASVGALQSS; encoded by the exons ATGAACGGTGCGCGATTATGCGCATTGCTTGGGGAATTGGGTTACGAAGGTCACGAATCACTTGATCCTGATAGTTTCGAGTGGCCTTTCCAATACGACGACGCTAGACCAGTCCTGGACTGGCTTTGCTCTAGCCTTCGCCCTTCTAATGTCCTTTCCCCATCCGAAGTTACACA GTACGAGCAGCTTTTACAGGAAGAGAAGCTGTTGGAG GGAGAAGATCTAGACTTTGCTTATGACAGCATTTCAGCCTTCTCAACAAGGAGAGAAAACCAAGAGGCAGTTTTCGGAAGTGAAGAAGGATTGAAGGATATACG AGATGCAACTTTAGCATTAAAAGCTGAAGAATTGGAGTTGCAGAAACAGCTGAGACGATTGCAGTCTCAATATGATATGCTCACGGGCCAGGCTTCTGCATTGATTCAGGGGAGAAGGGCTCGAGTTGCAGCAACTTCTATTCTCAATGGACAGCAGGCTACCACAGATGATAGCCTTTCAGCAAGGAATCTAGAG ATGAATGCAGTTCTTGGAAGGATGGCTTCTACTGCGCAGGAGTTGGCACACTATCATTCAGGGGGTG AAGATGGAATATACCTTTCTTACTCGGACTTCCATGCATATCTGCTGGTGGACGCATTTTGTGTGAAAGAGTTAAATCAGTGGTTTACCAAGCATCTAGATACA GGTCCTTACAGATTAGTTGCAGAGGAGGGAAAGTCAAAATGTTCATGGGTTAGCCTCAATGACATATCAAACGTTTTACTACGAG ATCTGGAAAAGTCACACCACCAGCGTGTTTCTGAACTGCAACGCCTTCGCTCCAT ATTTGGCCCAAGTGAGAGGCAATGGATAGAAGCTCAAGTTGAGAATGCTAAGCAACAAGCTATTCTTACTGCGCTTAAGGGTCAAGTGACATCAGATGAGGCTCACATTCATCTGGACCTTCATTCTCTTCG GAGAAAACATGCTGAACTAGTTGGAGAAATTTCAATTTTATATCGCAAAGAAGAGAAGTTATTATCAGAG ACTATACCTGATCTTTGTTGGGAGCTGGCTCAGCTGCAAGACACATACATCTTGGAAG GGGATTATGATCTAAAGGTCATGCGCCAAGAATTCTACATTAATCGGCAAAAAGCG TTCATAAATCATTTAATTAATCATGTTGCAAGGCATCAATTTCTGAAAGTAGCATGTCAGTTGGAAAAGAAGACCATGCTTGGGGCATTTTCATTGCTTAAAGTTATTGAGTCTGAGCTGCACGGATACCTGTCAGCAACAAAAGGCAGAGTG GGTCGGTGCATGGCACTGATTCAAACTGCTTCTGATGTTCAAGAACAAGGGGCAGTGGATGATCGTGATACATTTCTTCATGGCATCAGAGACCTTCTAAGTTTATATTCAA ATATTCAAGCTGGTCCATCAACATATGTATCGGCACCTGGCATTGTTCAACATATATCAATCCTTCGTTCTGATCTCATGTCTTTACAATATGACCTTGAACACACCCTTCCTCAGGATAGAGATACATGTATAAACAAACT GTGCACCCTTCTTCAAAGTTTGCAGCAGCTATTGTTTGCTTCATCAACAACTGCGCAACCAATTTTAACTCCTCAG ACACTAATGAAGCAGCTAGCAACATTGGAAGACTACAATAAAAACCTTTCTCGCGCCATTGAAGATGTGACCAGTGAACATCTGAAGAAGAATGAG ATTTACAGACATCAAAAAGCCGAGAAGACAATCGAGAGGCGAGTTTTTGTTGATTTCTTCTGCTACCCTGAGCGCTTAAGAAACAAGGTCATGGAATTTGCTGCAAGTGTTGGGGCTTTGCAATCGTCATAG
- the LOC104085457 gene encoding AUGMIN subunit 3 isoform X4, whose translation MNGARLCALLGELGYEGHESLDPDSFEWPFQYDDARPVLDWLCSSLRPSNVLSPSEVTQYEQLLQEEKLLEGEDLDFAYDSISAFSTRRENQEAVFGSEEGLKDIRDATLALKAEELELQKQLRRLQSQYDMLTGQASALIQGRRARVAATSILNGQQATTDDSLSARNLEMNAVLGRMASTAQELAHYHSGDGIYLSYSDFHAYLLVDAFCVKELNQWFTKHLDTGPYRLVAEEGKSKCSWVSLNDISNVLLRDLEKSHHQRVSELQRLRSIFGPSERQWIEAQVENAKQQAILTALKGQVTSDEAHIHLDLHSLRRKHAELVGEISILYRKEEKLLSETIPDLCWELAQLQDTYILEGDYDLKVMRQEFYINRQKAFINHLINHVARHQFLKVACQLEKKTMLGAFSLLKVIESELHGYLSATKGRVGRCMALIQTASDVQEQGAVDDRDTFLHGIRDLLSLYSNIQAGPSTYVSAPGIVQHISILRSDLMSLQYDLEHTLPQDRDTCINKLCTLLQSLQQLLFASSTTAQPILTPQTLMKQLATLEDYNKNLSRAIEDVTSEHLKKNEIYRHQKAEKTIERRVFVDFFCYPERLRNKVMEFAASVGALQSS comes from the exons ATGAACGGTGCGCGATTATGCGCATTGCTTGGGGAATTGGGTTACGAAGGTCACGAATCACTTGATCCTGATAGTTTCGAGTGGCCTTTCCAATACGACGACGCTAGACCAGTCCTGGACTGGCTTTGCTCTAGCCTTCGCCCTTCTAATGTCCTTTCCCCATCCGAAGTTACACA GTACGAGCAGCTTTTACAGGAAGAGAAGCTGTTGGAG GGAGAAGATCTAGACTTTGCTTATGACAGCATTTCAGCCTTCTCAACAAGGAGAGAAAACCAAGAGGCAGTTTTCGGAAGTGAAGAAGGATTGAAGGATATACG AGATGCAACTTTAGCATTAAAAGCTGAAGAATTGGAGTTGCAGAAACAGCTGAGACGATTGCAGTCTCAATATGATATGCTCACGGGCCAGGCTTCTGCATTGATTCAGGGGAGAAGGGCTCGAGTTGCAGCAACTTCTATTCTCAATGGACAGCAGGCTACCACAGATGATAGCCTTTCAGCAAGGAATCTAGAG ATGAATGCAGTTCTTGGAAGGATGGCTTCTACTGCGCAGGAGTTGGCACACTATCATTCAGGGG ATGGAATATACCTTTCTTACTCGGACTTCCATGCATATCTGCTGGTGGACGCATTTTGTGTGAAAGAGTTAAATCAGTGGTTTACCAAGCATCTAGATACA GGTCCTTACAGATTAGTTGCAGAGGAGGGAAAGTCAAAATGTTCATGGGTTAGCCTCAATGACATATCAAACGTTTTACTACGAG ATCTGGAAAAGTCACACCACCAGCGTGTTTCTGAACTGCAACGCCTTCGCTCCAT ATTTGGCCCAAGTGAGAGGCAATGGATAGAAGCTCAAGTTGAGAATGCTAAGCAACAAGCTATTCTTACTGCGCTTAAGGGTCAAGTGACATCAGATGAGGCTCACATTCATCTGGACCTTCATTCTCTTCG GAGAAAACATGCTGAACTAGTTGGAGAAATTTCAATTTTATATCGCAAAGAAGAGAAGTTATTATCAGAG ACTATACCTGATCTTTGTTGGGAGCTGGCTCAGCTGCAAGACACATACATCTTGGAAG GGGATTATGATCTAAAGGTCATGCGCCAAGAATTCTACATTAATCGGCAAAAAGCG TTCATAAATCATTTAATTAATCATGTTGCAAGGCATCAATTTCTGAAAGTAGCATGTCAGTTGGAAAAGAAGACCATGCTTGGGGCATTTTCATTGCTTAAAGTTATTGAGTCTGAGCTGCACGGATACCTGTCAGCAACAAAAGGCAGAGTG GGTCGGTGCATGGCACTGATTCAAACTGCTTCTGATGTTCAAGAACAAGGGGCAGTGGATGATCGTGATACATTTCTTCATGGCATCAGAGACCTTCTAAGTTTATATTCAA ATATTCAAGCTGGTCCATCAACATATGTATCGGCACCTGGCATTGTTCAACATATATCAATCCTTCGTTCTGATCTCATGTCTTTACAATATGACCTTGAACACACCCTTCCTCAGGATAGAGATACATGTATAAACAAACT GTGCACCCTTCTTCAAAGTTTGCAGCAGCTATTGTTTGCTTCATCAACAACTGCGCAACCAATTTTAACTCCTCAG ACACTAATGAAGCAGCTAGCAACATTGGAAGACTACAATAAAAACCTTTCTCGCGCCATTGAAGATGTGACCAGTGAACATCTGAAGAAGAATGAG ATTTACAGACATCAAAAAGCCGAGAAGACAATCGAGAGGCGAGTTTTTGTTGATTTCTTCTGCTACCCTGAGCGCTTAAGAAACAAGGTCATGGAATTTGCTGCAAGTGTTGGGGCTTTGCAATCGTCATAG
- the LOC104085457 gene encoding AUGMIN subunit 3 isoform X2, translating to MNGARLCALLGELGYEGHESLDPDSFEWPFQYDDARPVLDWLCSSLRPSNVLSPSEVTQYEQLLQEEKLLEGEDLDFAYDSISAFSTRRENQEAVFGSEEGLKDIRDATLALKAEELELQKQLRRLQSQYDMLTGQASALIQGRRARVAATSILNGQQATTDDSLSARNLEMNAVLGRMASTAQELAHYHSGEDGIYLSYSDFHAYLLVDAFCVKELNQWFTKHLDTGPYRLVAEEGKSKCSWVSLNDISNVLLRDLEKSHHQRVSELQRLRSIFGPSERQWIEAQVENAKQQAILTALKGQVTSDEAHIHLDLHSLRRKHAELVGEISILYRKEEKLLSETIPDLCWELAQLQDTYILEGDYDLKVMRQEFYINRQKAFINHLINHVARHQFLKVACQLEKKTMLGAFSLLKVIESELHGYLSATKGRVGRCMALIQTASDVQEQGAVDDRDTFLHGIRDLLSLYSNIQAGPSTYVSAPGIVQHISILRSDLMSLQYDLEHTLPQDRDTCINKLCTLLQSLQQLLFASSTTAQPILTPQTLMKQLATLEDYNKNLSRAIEDVTSEHLKKNEIYRHQKAEKTIERRVFVDFFCYPERLRNKVMEFAASVGALQSS from the exons ATGAACGGTGCGCGATTATGCGCATTGCTTGGGGAATTGGGTTACGAAGGTCACGAATCACTTGATCCTGATAGTTTCGAGTGGCCTTTCCAATACGACGACGCTAGACCAGTCCTGGACTGGCTTTGCTCTAGCCTTCGCCCTTCTAATGTCCTTTCCCCATCCGAAGTTACACA GTACGAGCAGCTTTTACAGGAAGAGAAGCTGTTGGAG GGAGAAGATCTAGACTTTGCTTATGACAGCATTTCAGCCTTCTCAACAAGGAGAGAAAACCAAGAGGCAGTTTTCGGAAGTGAAGAAGGATTGAAGGATATACG AGATGCAACTTTAGCATTAAAAGCTGAAGAATTGGAGTTGCAGAAACAGCTGAGACGATTGCAGTCTCAATATGATATGCTCACGGGCCAGGCTTCTGCATTGATTCAGGGGAGAAGGGCTCGAGTTGCAGCAACTTCTATTCTCAATGGACAGCAGGCTACCACAGATGATAGCCTTTCAGCAAGGAATCTAGAG ATGAATGCAGTTCTTGGAAGGATGGCTTCTACTGCGCAGGAGTTGGCACACTATCATTCAGGGG AAGATGGAATATACCTTTCTTACTCGGACTTCCATGCATATCTGCTGGTGGACGCATTTTGTGTGAAAGAGTTAAATCAGTGGTTTACCAAGCATCTAGATACA GGTCCTTACAGATTAGTTGCAGAGGAGGGAAAGTCAAAATGTTCATGGGTTAGCCTCAATGACATATCAAACGTTTTACTACGAG ATCTGGAAAAGTCACACCACCAGCGTGTTTCTGAACTGCAACGCCTTCGCTCCAT ATTTGGCCCAAGTGAGAGGCAATGGATAGAAGCTCAAGTTGAGAATGCTAAGCAACAAGCTATTCTTACTGCGCTTAAGGGTCAAGTGACATCAGATGAGGCTCACATTCATCTGGACCTTCATTCTCTTCG GAGAAAACATGCTGAACTAGTTGGAGAAATTTCAATTTTATATCGCAAAGAAGAGAAGTTATTATCAGAG ACTATACCTGATCTTTGTTGGGAGCTGGCTCAGCTGCAAGACACATACATCTTGGAAG GGGATTATGATCTAAAGGTCATGCGCCAAGAATTCTACATTAATCGGCAAAAAGCG TTCATAAATCATTTAATTAATCATGTTGCAAGGCATCAATTTCTGAAAGTAGCATGTCAGTTGGAAAAGAAGACCATGCTTGGGGCATTTTCATTGCTTAAAGTTATTGAGTCTGAGCTGCACGGATACCTGTCAGCAACAAAAGGCAGAGTG GGTCGGTGCATGGCACTGATTCAAACTGCTTCTGATGTTCAAGAACAAGGGGCAGTGGATGATCGTGATACATTTCTTCATGGCATCAGAGACCTTCTAAGTTTATATTCAA ATATTCAAGCTGGTCCATCAACATATGTATCGGCACCTGGCATTGTTCAACATATATCAATCCTTCGTTCTGATCTCATGTCTTTACAATATGACCTTGAACACACCCTTCCTCAGGATAGAGATACATGTATAAACAAACT GTGCACCCTTCTTCAAAGTTTGCAGCAGCTATTGTTTGCTTCATCAACAACTGCGCAACCAATTTTAACTCCTCAG ACACTAATGAAGCAGCTAGCAACATTGGAAGACTACAATAAAAACCTTTCTCGCGCCATTGAAGATGTGACCAGTGAACATCTGAAGAAGAATGAG ATTTACAGACATCAAAAAGCCGAGAAGACAATCGAGAGGCGAGTTTTTGTTGATTTCTTCTGCTACCCTGAGCGCTTAAGAAACAAGGTCATGGAATTTGCTGCAAGTGTTGGGGCTTTGCAATCGTCATAG
- the LOC104085457 gene encoding AUGMIN subunit 3 isoform X3, with protein MNGARLCALLGELGYEGHESLDPDSFEWPFQYDDARPVLDWLCSSLRPSNVLSPSEVTQYEQLLQEEKLLEGEDLDFAYDSISAFSTRRENQEAVFGSEEGLKDIRDATLALKAEELELQKQLRRLQSQYDMLTGQASALIQGRRARVAATSILNGQQATTDDSLSARNLEMNAVLGRMASTAQELAHYHSGGDGIYLSYSDFHAYLLVDAFCVKELNQWFTKHLDTGPYRLVAEEGKSKCSWVSLNDISNVLLRDLEKSHHQRVSELQRLRSIFGPSERQWIEAQVENAKQQAILTALKGQVTSDEAHIHLDLHSLRRKHAELVGEISILYRKEEKLLSETIPDLCWELAQLQDTYILEGDYDLKVMRQEFYINRQKAFINHLINHVARHQFLKVACQLEKKTMLGAFSLLKVIESELHGYLSATKGRVGRCMALIQTASDVQEQGAVDDRDTFLHGIRDLLSLYSNIQAGPSTYVSAPGIVQHISILRSDLMSLQYDLEHTLPQDRDTCINKLCTLLQSLQQLLFASSTTAQPILTPQTLMKQLATLEDYNKNLSRAIEDVTSEHLKKNEIYRHQKAEKTIERRVFVDFFCYPERLRNKVMEFAASVGALQSS; from the exons ATGAACGGTGCGCGATTATGCGCATTGCTTGGGGAATTGGGTTACGAAGGTCACGAATCACTTGATCCTGATAGTTTCGAGTGGCCTTTCCAATACGACGACGCTAGACCAGTCCTGGACTGGCTTTGCTCTAGCCTTCGCCCTTCTAATGTCCTTTCCCCATCCGAAGTTACACA GTACGAGCAGCTTTTACAGGAAGAGAAGCTGTTGGAG GGAGAAGATCTAGACTTTGCTTATGACAGCATTTCAGCCTTCTCAACAAGGAGAGAAAACCAAGAGGCAGTTTTCGGAAGTGAAGAAGGATTGAAGGATATACG AGATGCAACTTTAGCATTAAAAGCTGAAGAATTGGAGTTGCAGAAACAGCTGAGACGATTGCAGTCTCAATATGATATGCTCACGGGCCAGGCTTCTGCATTGATTCAGGGGAGAAGGGCTCGAGTTGCAGCAACTTCTATTCTCAATGGACAGCAGGCTACCACAGATGATAGCCTTTCAGCAAGGAATCTAGAG ATGAATGCAGTTCTTGGAAGGATGGCTTCTACTGCGCAGGAGTTGGCACACTATCATTCAGGGGGTG ATGGAATATACCTTTCTTACTCGGACTTCCATGCATATCTGCTGGTGGACGCATTTTGTGTGAAAGAGTTAAATCAGTGGTTTACCAAGCATCTAGATACA GGTCCTTACAGATTAGTTGCAGAGGAGGGAAAGTCAAAATGTTCATGGGTTAGCCTCAATGACATATCAAACGTTTTACTACGAG ATCTGGAAAAGTCACACCACCAGCGTGTTTCTGAACTGCAACGCCTTCGCTCCAT ATTTGGCCCAAGTGAGAGGCAATGGATAGAAGCTCAAGTTGAGAATGCTAAGCAACAAGCTATTCTTACTGCGCTTAAGGGTCAAGTGACATCAGATGAGGCTCACATTCATCTGGACCTTCATTCTCTTCG GAGAAAACATGCTGAACTAGTTGGAGAAATTTCAATTTTATATCGCAAAGAAGAGAAGTTATTATCAGAG ACTATACCTGATCTTTGTTGGGAGCTGGCTCAGCTGCAAGACACATACATCTTGGAAG GGGATTATGATCTAAAGGTCATGCGCCAAGAATTCTACATTAATCGGCAAAAAGCG TTCATAAATCATTTAATTAATCATGTTGCAAGGCATCAATTTCTGAAAGTAGCATGTCAGTTGGAAAAGAAGACCATGCTTGGGGCATTTTCATTGCTTAAAGTTATTGAGTCTGAGCTGCACGGATACCTGTCAGCAACAAAAGGCAGAGTG GGTCGGTGCATGGCACTGATTCAAACTGCTTCTGATGTTCAAGAACAAGGGGCAGTGGATGATCGTGATACATTTCTTCATGGCATCAGAGACCTTCTAAGTTTATATTCAA ATATTCAAGCTGGTCCATCAACATATGTATCGGCACCTGGCATTGTTCAACATATATCAATCCTTCGTTCTGATCTCATGTCTTTACAATATGACCTTGAACACACCCTTCCTCAGGATAGAGATACATGTATAAACAAACT GTGCACCCTTCTTCAAAGTTTGCAGCAGCTATTGTTTGCTTCATCAACAACTGCGCAACCAATTTTAACTCCTCAG ACACTAATGAAGCAGCTAGCAACATTGGAAGACTACAATAAAAACCTTTCTCGCGCCATTGAAGATGTGACCAGTGAACATCTGAAGAAGAATGAG ATTTACAGACATCAAAAAGCCGAGAAGACAATCGAGAGGCGAGTTTTTGTTGATTTCTTCTGCTACCCTGAGCGCTTAAGAAACAAGGTCATGGAATTTGCTGCAAGTGTTGGGGCTTTGCAATCGTCATAG
- the LOC104085478 gene encoding ylmG homolog protein 1-2, chloroplastic-like, with translation MASQTLILRNPNLPSPLHNNITILSPRSSLIYSKPRTISLFSRPNSLKKFTISASSATVSTKSSIASPLITRSTRTITTLAAVTLAISKLVLQKISNLGCNGLGQSLVYSAGPMFFAALKNQPTTGALNTPFTVVAAGMAKWLDIYSGVLMVRVLLSWFPNIPWDRQPLSAIRDLCDPYLNLFRNIIPPIFDTLDVSPLLAFAVLGTLGSILNSSRGAY, from the coding sequence ATGGCTTCTCAAACCCTAATTCTCCGAAATCCAAATCTTCCTTCCCCCCTTCACAACAACATCACTATCCTCTCCCCTCGTTCATCCCTTATCTACTCAAAACCCAGAACCATTTCCCTATTCTCACGCCCAAATTCACTCAAAAAATTCACAATTTCCGCATCATCCGCAACTGTATCCACAAAGTCAAGTATAGCTTCCCCCTTAATCACTCGCTCAACGCGCACAATTACAACCTTGGCAGCTGTCACTTTAGCAATCTCAAAGCTAGTTTTGCAGAAAATCTCCAATTTGGGCTGTAATGGATTGGGCCAATCACTGGTTTACTCTGCTGGGCCTATGTTTTTTGCTGCCCTTAAGAATCAGCCCACAACCGGAGCATTGAATACCCCTTTCACTGTGGTTGCAGCTGGAATGGCGAAATGGCTTGATATATACAGTGGGGTTTTGATGGTTAGGGTTTTGCTTAGTTGGTTTCCTAATATACCTTGGGACAGGCAGCCATTATCAGCTATTAGGGACCTTTGTGATCCTTATTTGAATCTTTTCAGGAATATAATACCCCCAATTTTTGATACATTGGATGTGAGCCCACTTTTGGCTTTTGCAGTGTTGGGTACGCTTGGTTCGATTCTTAATAGCAGCAGGGGAGCATACTGA
- the LOC138894872 gene encoding uncharacterized protein yields MTPYLKIYDGTTDPEDHVTHYVIAVKGNDLTKEQVSSILLKKFSETLMEGALTWYSQLPARSIETFEEIADKFVMAHVGAKKAEAKVKDIFAIKQSPGEGLRDFLARFNRVRMTLPNVSKGMAVDAFQNGLSRNGSRATRKLLSRLIKYPPTTWDEIHNAYCTEVRADEDDLNGPTHRLTSLQAESRKDQRNDTRRNIMASRSNRERHLS; encoded by the coding sequence atgaCGCCTTATCTGAAAATATACGATGGCACAACCGATCCCGAGGATCATGTAACCCATTACGTCAtcgccgtgaaaggcaatgacctcaccaaagaacaagtatcctccattctACTAAAGAAATTTAGCGAAACCCTCATGGAAGGTGCATTAACCTGGTACTCACAACTGCCAGCACGTTCCATCGAAACCTTTGAGGAAATAGCCGATAAGTTCGTGATGGCCCATGTCGGGGCCAAGAAGGCTGAGGCAAAAGTGAAAGACATCTTTGCTATCAAACAGTCCCCAGGAGAAGGActaagggacttcctcgcccgtttTAACCGAGTAAGAATGACTTTACCCAATGTATCAAAAGGAATGGCTGTAGATGCTTTTCAAAATGGGCTGAGCAGAAATGGTTCAAGGGCgacaagaaaattattaagtcggCTTATAAAATATCCACCCACGACATGGGACGAAATACATAACGCATATTGCACCGAGGTGCGAGCAGATGAAGATGATCTCAACGGGCCAACCCATCGATTGACTTCGCTGCAAGCAGAATCCAGGAAAGATCAAAGAAATGATACTAGAAGAAACATCATGGCCTCACGATCTAATCGGGAACGACATCTCTCATAG